TGCGAATCAAATGTACGGGTTGCGATCATAGTGTGATGATTGGACGACTAGAATTTGAACGAAAGCTAAAAAAGATACTGATTCGCGCGGAGGAAGAACCGCAAGCATAGACCATATTTCTTTGATCAACCCATCTGTCTTTTTCTACAATGCCTGTAAACGATGAAGCGACGCGCTTATATACTCCAGGAAGCGGCTTTGTCGTTATAGACGGGAGGGGTTCGATGAAAAGGATGAGTGTTCGGTGGTTGCAATGGGTAGTAGTGCTTGCGCTTTTCCTACTTCCATCACAGGGAGTGTGGGCAAAGTCGGCAAACGAATGGGGAGTGAGAATATCCCCGGCTGACAAATCGGCGGAAATTGACCCGAATCAAATCATTACACTGACATTTTCGGGGCCAGTTTCGTTAAAAAATGGGCAAGAGATCTCCGACAAGTCTGGTCTCTCGATCATTTCGCTCACGGATGCGAAAAAAAAGAAGATTCGTTTTACGGCAAAATGGAACAAAACAGATCGAAGCATGACGATTGATCCGGTAGGAAATCTGGAAGCGGGGGCGTCCTATCGAGTAAGCTTGGTGGCCAAAAAAGTGAAGGATCAGCGCGGCAATTTGAATCCAGAACTGACCTACACGTTTCAAACGAGAAAACCTGTGGATAATATCGCTCCACAAGCAGTCATGCTGCCCGGACACGGGGCTAAAAATGTAGGGCTCCAGGATAAAGTGACACTCCAGTTTGCAGAAGAGATTGCTTTGGTTGGTGGTGAAGTCCTCTCTAGCAAAACGGCCGGGCCATTAGTTCGCGTGACAGATGAAAAAGGGGCTATCGTTCCGCATACCATTACATGGAACAAAAGCAAGCGGATGTTGTCTGTGAAGCCAAAAGGAAAGTGGCAGCCACATACGAGATATCAGGTAAGTCTCATTGCGGGTCTGGTAAAGGACACAGCAGGTAATGTAAATCAAGCGCAGTGGATAACTTTTCAGACAGGATCTAAATAATTAATTCAAGCATGTGGGTAAATAAAAAAAAGGATGCAGCCAAAAGAGGCGCATCCTTTTTCCTTTTGTACGATCAAATGTATCTCCCGGTGATGGTACGTAGGTTATGACTGATCATTATCCCTAGGCTGCATTGCCTTGGCTATGATCTATGTGGAATTGGAGAAGGTAAGGCTGCTGAGGATGCAAGCTTACCTTCAGATAGGCTGGATGGCAGCGGAGTAGGTTAGTCGCAGTCGCAACCTACGATAACGAGAAGGATGAACAGAACCAAGATCAGCGCGAAATCGTCGAAGCCGTTAAAGATACCCACTTGCTAACACCTCCTACCGTAGTTTCAATACTCATGCTATGTAGGAACCCACTACGAGGTATAGGCGGATGCCCTAGTTCCAAGAAAATAAGTTATTCACAGCATATCCACAGAAAATGTGGACAACTTTTTACGGGAAAAGGGAGTGCTTGCAAACGCTGAGGGGAATAAAAAGTTGTTAGTAAATACTTATCCACAGACTTATCCACAAAAGAGAATTTTCTCTGGATAAATTGACGGTTGTTATTGAATATTTTAAAAATTTTTATTAGTAAGAAGGAATTTGGCAGGTGAAAATATAATTACACACTTATGATTTTGGCAAAAATAGATAGAAGAAAAGGGGCGATTCAGATTTGAAGAAGCAAGTATTTGCATCAGTTACGGCTTTGGCCATTGCATTGTCGACAGTATCGGTACCATTTATTCCTTACAGCACGCAGGCGGTAGCTCTTGCTGCTGAAAAGCCTTCTTATCAAACTCGCGCTGAGATCCCAGATGCGTACAAGTGGAAGCTGGATCATATTTATCCGACTGTTAAGGAATGGGAAAAGGATGTTGCAAAGGTTGAATCTTTAGCGAATGCTTTCACAAAGAACCAAGGCAAGGTGGGTACATCTTCTGCTGCGATGCAGGCGGCATTCGATGACTACGTTGAATTGATGCGCTTACATGACAAAGCATACGTGTACGCAAGCATGTCTCTCGATGTAAACTCCGCGAATCCTGATCTGCAAAAGCTGAGAGACCGCGCTGAGAAAATGTCCACGCTTGTCACAGAAAAAACTTCATGGGTACAGCCTGAAATCGTTGCGATTCCCGATGACAAAATAAAGAGCTTGCTTTCCGCAAAGGAGGTTGAGCCTTACAAGCTGTTTATCGAAGACATGCTGAGGACGAAGCCGTACGCACTCTCTGCGGATATGGAGCAGCTCCTGGCGAAATCGTCTCCTTTGGGAGGTGCACCGACAAATATTTACGGCATGCTGTCTAAAGATGTGAAGTTCCCTAAAATCAAAGATGAGACAGGCAAGGAAGTTCAGTTGACTCGTGCCAATTTCATTTCCTATATGGAAAGCAAAGATCAAAAATTGCGCAGAGAAGCTTTCAAGGCATATTATGGGGCTCTGATCGATTTCCAAGACTCGTTTGCATCAACATTTGCTGCCAAAGTAAAAGCAGATAATTTCTATGCAGCGGTACGCAATTACGATTCTGCGTTGGAAGCAAGCCTAACACCGAATAACGTACCGACGAAGGTGTATGATGAGCTGATTGATACGGTGAATGACAATCTGCCGTTGCTGCATCGCTAC
The window above is part of the Brevibacillus antibioticus genome. Proteins encoded here:
- a CDS encoding DUF951 domain-containing protein; this encodes MERKQFGLGDVVQMKKPHPCGTNAWKVIRMGMDVRIKCTGCDHSVMIGRLEFERKLKKILIRAEEEPQA
- a CDS encoding Ig-like domain-containing protein; translated protein: MKRMSVRWLQWVVVLALFLLPSQGVWAKSANEWGVRISPADKSAEIDPNQIITLTFSGPVSLKNGQEISDKSGLSIISLTDAKKKKIRFTAKWNKTDRSMTIDPVGNLEAGASYRVSLVAKKVKDQRGNLNPELTYTFQTRKPVDNIAPQAVMLPGHGAKNVGLQDKVTLQFAEEIALVGGEVLSSKTAGPLVRVTDEKGAIVPHTITWNKSKRMLSVKPKGKWQPHTRYQVSLIAGLVKDTAGNVNQAQWITFQTGSK
- the pepF gene encoding oligoendopeptidase F, with the protein product MKKQVFASVTALAIALSTVSVPFIPYSTQAVALAAEKPSYQTRAEIPDAYKWKLDHIYPTVKEWEKDVAKVESLANAFTKNQGKVGTSSAAMQAAFDDYVELMRLHDKAYVYASMSLDVNSANPDLQKLRDRAEKMSTLVTEKTSWVQPEIVAIPDDKIKSLLSAKEVEPYKLFIEDMLRTKPYALSADMEQLLAKSSPLGGAPTNIYGMLSKDVKFPKIKDETGKEVQLTRANFISYMESKDQKLRREAFKAYYGALIDFQDSFASTFAAKVKADNFYAAVRNYDSALEASLTPNNVPTKVYDELIDTVNDNLPLLHRYISLKKKMLGVKELHMYDIYVPIVPSDDKYISFDEGKKIVVNGLKVMGDDYVKAMSDGLDGGWVDVYSTDDKRTGAYQWGAYDSHPYVLLNHQGTLDDVYTIAHEMGHAMQSYYTNKNQPYISSNYPIFTAEVASTMNETLLFKSMYAKAKTKEEKMYLLNHYLENFRSTLFRQTQFAEFERVVHEKEQAGESLNAEAIKKIYLDINKKYYGKDMVSDEEIGMEWARVSHFYNYKYYVYQYSTSFAAAQALAKQIMDEGQPAVDRVRKNFLEAGNSAPPIEVLKAAGVDMSTSQPIEQAMEIFEETLNELEKLVNEK
- a CDS encoding YjcZ family sporulation protein, whose product is MGIFNGFDDFALILVLFILLVIVGCDCD